The sequence below is a genomic window from Arthrobacter sp. U41.
TCAGCGGCACCCCCGAGTCCGCGTTGACGGCGTCGAGCACCTCGCGGGTCTGGAAGGCGGTGGCCTCCAGCGCCGCGCGGGCGATGTGGTTCTTGTTCACGAAGCGGGTCAGGCCGACAATCGCGCCGCGGGCGTCGGAACGCCAGTACGGCGCGAACAGCCCGGAGAACGCCGGAACGATATACACGCCGCCGTTGTCCTCGACCGAGGCCGCCAGCGTCTCCACTTCCGCGGCGCTGCTGATCATGCCGAGGTTGTCCCGCAGCCACTGCACCAGCGAACCGGTGACGGCGATGGAGCCTTCCAGGGCGTAGTGCGGGGCGGCGTCGCCAAGCTTGTAGCCGACCGTGGTCAGCAGGCCGTTCTTGGAGTGAACAATTTCCTCACCGGTATTGAAGATGAGGAAGCAGCCCGTGCCGTAGGTGTTCTTGGCTTCGCCGGCGTCGAACGCGGCCTGGCCGAACGTCGCCGCCTGCTGGTCGCCGAGGATGCCGGCGACAGGGACTTCACGCAGCAGCTGGGAGGTGTGGACCGTGCCGTAGACCTCGGAGGAGGACTTGATGGCCGGCATCATGGAGGCCGGAACGCCGAAGGCGTCCAGGATCTCCTGGTCCCAGGAGAGCGTCTCGAGGTCCATGAACATGGTCCTTGAGGCGTTGGTGACATCCGTGACGTGGACACCGCCGTCGGTCCCGCCGGTCAGGTTCCAGAGCACCCAGCAGTCGGTGTTGCCGAAGACCAGGTCCCCGGCTTCAGCCTTGGCGCGGGCGCCCTCGACGTTGTCCAGGATCCATTTGATCTTGGTGCCCGAGAAGTACGTGGCCAGCGGCAGGCCGACCTTCTGTTTGAACCGCTCCGGTCCCCCGTCCTTGGCCAGTTCGTCCACGATCGGCTGGGTGCGGGTGTCCTGCCAGACGATCGCGTTGTAGATGGCCTTGCCGGTGGTCCTGTCCCAGACGACAGCGGTCTCGCGCTGGTTAGTGATGCCGACGGCGGCGATGTCGTGGCGGGTCAGGTTCGCCTTGGACAACGCGGAGGCGATGACCTCACGGGTGTTGTTCCAGATCTCGGCGGGGTCGTGCTCCACCCAGCCGGCCTGCGGGAAGATCTGCTCGTGCTCCATCTGGCCCGAGGAAACGATATTGCCGCTGTGGTCGAAGACGATGGCGCGGGTGCTGGTGGTGCCCTGGTCGATGGCGATTACGTACTGGTTCATGTTGACGTCCTTGTCTTGGGGCTGGCAGGTGAATGAGTGCGTAGTGAGCTGGGTTAGGCGGCTGCGGTGGCGATGATCGGCACGATTGCCGCCACGAGACCGGCGAGGCCTCCGCCGACCAGCGGTCCGACAACGGGAATCCAGGAGTAGCTCCAGTCCGAGGATCCCTTGCCCTTCATCGGCAGCAGGGCATGGGCGATGCGGGGGCCAAGGTCACGGGCCGGGTTGATGGCGTAGCCGGTGGGGCCACCGAGGGAGACACCGATGCCGACAACGAGGAGCGCCACGGCGAGCGGGCCAAGACCCGAAGGTGTCCCGCCGAAGGTCAGGATGACGAAGACCAGGACAAAGGTGCCGATGATCTCCGTAATCAGGTTCCACGGTGTGGAACGGATGGCCGGGCCGGTGGAGAAGACTGCCAGCTGGCTGGCGGGCTCCGGCTCGGCATCGAAGTGCTGCTTGTACGCCAGCCACATCACCACGGCGCCGAGGAAGGCACCGAGCAGTTCACCGCCGAAGTAGGTGAGCGTGGAGACGAAATCGACGGCGACGCCGGGTGCGTACTCCTTCTTGCCGTTGACCAGCAGGCCGAAGGTCACGGCGGGGTTCAAGTGTGCCCCGGACTGGGCGGCGACGTAGACGCCGGAGAAAACGGCGATGCCCCATCCCCAGGTGACCATCAGGAACCCGCCGTTGTTGCCCTTGGTGCCTTTGAGTGCAACGTTTGCCACAACGCCGCAACCCAGCAGGGTCAGCATCGCGGTACCGAATACTTCGGACAGGAAAACTATTCCAAGAGACATCTTTGACTCCCTCTATTTTCTGTTGTCAGCCCGTCGCGAGTTTGAAGGGCTGTTGGGCCGGCACCGCGTTGGCGCTGCCGGCCGGCCACTGCGCCGGTCCCCGGGGGAACCACGCAGTCCTTGCGCCCGGACGTCCCCGTCAGGCCGCGAAGTTCTATCAGGAGACCAGGCTGTGGACCTGGACGCCGTGGAATCGCTTGAGCACCTCCTGAGCGTGGCTGATCTCGGAGGACCTCGTTGCCGCGTCCCAGCCCAGCGGGCCGGAGAGGATGTCGGCAACCTCGTTCAGCAGCTCACCGGTCACCAGTCCCCGGAAGGCGAGGGAAGTGCGGCGGATCAGGACGTCGACCAGATGCCCGATCTGCTCGTTCCGGGCCATGAACTCCAGTTCACGGACGCTTAGTTCGCGGGTCGAATGCAGCGGCCGGTCCGGGGCGGAGCCCGGGGCGCCGTCGAGGAAGCTGATGACTTCCTCGGCTCGGGTGCCGTAGCGGGTCAGCAGCCCGGCGGTGCGGTCCGCGTCGCGCCCGGCCGCCATGTGCGCCTTGATCCAGCGCTGCACGCCGTCCTCGCTGTCGGGGAACCCGGCGCCGCCGCCGATGGCGAGTTTCGCCGTGGAGACCTTCCGTTCCATCCCGAGTTCGGCGAGCACATCGTTGCTCAGGTGTTCGGCGAGGGCCCGGAAGGTGGTCCACTTACCGCCGACGAGGCTGAGCACGACGGCGCCGCCGTCCTTCGCGGCGGCACCGGCACCGGCACGGCGTTCGATCCGGTAGTCGCGGCTGACGAAGCCGGGATGGGTGGCCTCGTGCCTGGGCAGCGGGCGGACTCCGGAGAAGGTGTAGACAATCTGCTCCCGGTCCACGGTGATGTCCGGGAAGACGTGCCCGATCAGGTCGAAGAAATAGTCAATCTCGGCCTCCGTGCACACGGCGTCCGCCGCCATATCGGCGTCGACGTCGGTGGTGCCCACCAGGACCCGGTCGCCCATCGGATAGATCAGCACGATCCGGCCGTCGGTGTGTTCGAAGAAGATTTCGCGGCCGTTGCAGGCGGCCAGCAAATCAGGGTGGTCCAGCACGATGTGCGACCCCTTGGTGCCGCCCATGAACGACGACGGCGCACCCATCGCCTGGTTGGTCAGGTCGACCCAGGCGCCGGTGGTGTTGACGATGATGTCCGCGGAGAAGTCGAACTGTTCACCGGTGAGCTCGTCACGCAGTTCCACGGTGCTGCCGGCGCGCCCGGCTCCAGCACCGTCCTTCACCGCAACGAGCGAGAGATAGTTGCTGGCACGGGCGTCACTGGCAGCCGCAAGACCGGCCTTCTCGCCGTCCTGCAGCACGTCAAGGGTGAGCCGCTCCGGGTTGTGGACGGAGGCGTCGAAATAGGTGGCGGCGTACTTGATGCCCGGGTGCAGGCGCGGCAGTTCCGCCAGCGCACGCTTGCGGCCGCGGAACTGGTGCCGGGGCACGGTACCGCCGTCGCGGGAGAAGAAATCGTACAGGCTCAGCCCGAGTTTGATCAGGAAGGCCCCGCGTTCTGTGGGCGCGCCCTGCTGCTTATGGGTGAGGAAACGCAGCGGGGCGGCGAGGACACCGGAGAAGGTGCTGAAAATGGGGATGGTGGTCTGCAGCGGCTTGACGTAGTGCGGCGCGATGCGCAACAGCCGGTTGCGTTCCACCACCGACTCCCGGACCAGCCGGAACTCGCCGTTTTCGAGGTAGCGGATGCCGCCGTGGATCATGTGTGAGGAGGCGCCGCTGGCCCCCTGGCAGTAGTCCCCGCGCTCCACGAGGGCGACATCCACCCCCTGCAGGGCCAGGTCCCGGAAGGTGCCCACTCCGTTGATCCCACCGCCGATGATCAGCACCTGTGCGTGGGGCCGCGACCGCAGCTTCTGCACCGATGCTCGCTCGCCGGCCGACGCCTGGTTGCGGGCTGAATACTTCTGTCCCAAGAACTGCTCCTTTGGGTTGGGGCCTGTGCGGCGCGCCACGGGGCGCGGCGCCGTTCAACACTATTCTTTGGACTAATGGAAAATGGAGTCAAGCACTATGCACAAACGTGCAGAACGGAAATGGGATGACGCCCTCACGCAGTTCCGACGCCCTTCGCGCGGCCCAGTTGTATTACCTGCAGGACCTGACCATGGACGCGATCGCCCGCGAGCTCCGCACGTCGCGGTCCACCGTGTCCCGCCTGCTTTCCTCGGCCCGGGAATCCGGGCTGGTGCAGATCCAGATCCGCAGTCCGTTGGACACGGGCCCCGAACTGGCAAGCATGATCCGCGCCGAATACAAGGTCGATGTCCACGTCGTTCCGGTCGTGGACACGCTGAATGAGGCGGAAACACTGGACCGCGTGGCCATGCAGGCCGCACGGACCATCGGCCCCCTGGTGGACTCCAATGCCATCATCGGCGTCGCCTGGGGCTCGACCCTGAGCGCCGTCAGCCGGCACCTGACCCGGAAGATCACCCACGACAGCGTGATCGTCCAGCTCAACGGTGCAGGCAACATGCAAACCACTGGCATCACCTATGCCTCGGACATCATGCGGCGCTTTGGCAGCGCCTACGGGGCGCGGGTGGAGCAGTTCCCCGTGCCCGCGTTCTTCGACCACGCCGCAACCAAAAAGGCGATGTGGAATGAGCGCAGTGTGCAACGGATCCTCGAACTGCAGGCCCGCATGAGCATCGCGATTTTCGGCGTGGGATCGGTCGACGCCGACTACCCCAGCCACGTCTACGCGGGCGGTTACCTTGATGAGGACGACCTGAACGTCCTGGCCACCTCCGACGTCGTGGGCGACGTCGCCACCGTGTTCTTCCGCGCCGATGGCTCCGCGGACGGCATCACCCTCAATGAACGTTCCACCGGCCCGGACCTGGCGCAACTGCGCCAGGTGCGCCGCCGGATCTGCGTGGTGTCCGGCGCCTCCAAGATCAACGGACTCCGCGGCGCCCTCGCCGCCGGCCTGGCCACCGACCTGATCCTCGACGAGGCCAGCGCCCGGCGCCTGGTCAGCTTCGAGGGCCTGGCCTGAGCCTGACCTGCCCGATTTCGGGCTGGCCTCGGCTGGGTCCAACTGGCCTGCGACGGCCTGCCGTGGGGAGTACCGGCGGCGGAGTCGGTAAAGTCGATGCTATGAAACCCTCGCCCCGGCTCAGCCTCAACAACGGTGTCCTGATCGACCAGTTGGGGTTCGGACTCTACAAGGTGCCTCCCGCCGATGCCGCCGGACTCGTGACCATGGCGCTCGAGGCCGGCTACCGGCACTTCGACACCGCCGCCATGTACGGAAACGAGACAGGTGTTGGCCGGGGCATTGGCTCGCTGTCGAGTTTTGTGAGTCCCGACGACGCCCGGGGCGGATCCGGCGAGGCGTCACCGTCGCTCTCACGCGAGGACCTGTTCGTCACCACCAAGCTCTGGAACGACGACCAGGGCTACGAAGCCACGCTGCGCGCGTTTGACACCTCCATGGCCAATCTCGGCCTGGAATACCTGGATTTGTACCTGATCCACTGGCCCTGTCCGCAGCGCGGGCTGTACCCCGAGAGCTACCGGGCCATGGAGACGCTGTACCGGGAAGGCAGGGCGCGCGCCATCGGGGTCTCGAATTTCCAGCCGGCCCATCTGGACCGTCTATTGCAGACCGCCGAGGTCGTCCCGGCCGTCAACCAGATCGAACTGCACCCCTGGCTTCAGCAGGAGGAGCTGCGGACCCTGCACGGAGAGCTCGGAATCACCACCGAGGCATGGAGCCCGCTGGGCCGCGGCCAGGTCCTGCAGGATCCGGTGGTGCTGGACCTCGCCGCTGCGCACGGCCGGACTTCGGCCCAGATCATCCTCCGCTGGCATGTCCAGCTCGGCAATGTCACCATTCCCAAGGCGAGCTCCTACGCCCGGATCAGGGAAAACCTGAACGTCTTCGGCTTCAGCCTCGACGATGCAGCCATGGACGCCCTGGCCGGTCTGGAACGTGGCTTCCGCACCGGCTCCGACCCGGACACCGTCAATTAGGACTCCTCGAATGGAACACGTGGCCACCGGGCCTTCCCCCACCACTCCCCTGTTCAGCGCCGGGCTTCAGGCCCGCACCCATGCCGCCGAGGTCGAGCTTGACGGCACGAAGGTGGCGTACTGGAGCTACGAACCGGTCCGCGTAACCCCGGAGACCCGGACCATCCTGGTCATCCACGGCTTCCGCGGCGACCACCACGGGCTGCTCCGGGTGGCCGACCAGCTCCCCGAAATGCGACTGATCATGCCGGACCTCCCCGGCTTCGGCAGCTCTGCCGCTTTCGCGGGTGCCGAACACAGTGTTGAACGCTACGGCCGGTTTATCGCTGACTTTATGGGGGCCCTGGGTCTGGGCCCCGACACGGTCCTGCTGGGCCACTCCTTTGGCTCCATTGTCGCGAGCCACTATGTGGCGGCCCACCCCGGCACGGTCTCGGAGCTGATCCTGATCAACCCGATCGCCGCCCCTGCCCTCGAGGGCCCCAAGGGGCTCATGACCAAGATGGCCGTCCTGTATTACGAAGCCGCCGCGCGTCTGCCCCGCCGGCTCGGACAGGGCCTGCTGCGCAGCCAACTGATCGTCCGGGTCATGAGCGAAACGATGGCGAAGACCCGGGACAAACAGCTCCGCCGTTTTGTGCACGCCCAGCACAGCGCCTATTTCTCCGCATTCGCGGACCGGGCGAGCCTGCTCGAGGCGTTTAAGGCCTCGGTCGGCAGCAACGTGGCGGAAGTGGCCCGCAGCCTGGCCCTTCCCGTGCTGCTGATTGCCGGGGAGAAGGACGAGATCGCC
It includes:
- the glpK gene encoding glycerol kinase GlpK, whose amino-acid sequence is MNQYVIAIDQGTTSTRAIVFDHSGNIVSSGQMEHEQIFPQAGWVEHDPAEIWNNTREVIASALSKANLTRHDIAAVGITNQRETAVVWDRTTGKAIYNAIVWQDTRTQPIVDELAKDGGPERFKQKVGLPLATYFSGTKIKWILDNVEGARAKAEAGDLVFGNTDCWVLWNLTGGTDGGVHVTDVTNASRTMFMDLETLSWDQEILDAFGVPASMMPAIKSSSEVYGTVHTSQLLREVPVAGILGDQQAATFGQAAFDAGEAKNTYGTGCFLIFNTGEEIVHSKNGLLTTVGYKLGDAAPHYALEGSIAVTGSLVQWLRDNLGMISSAAEVETLAASVEDNGGVYIVPAFSGLFAPYWRSDARGAIVGLTRFVNKNHIARAALEATAFQTREVLDAVNADSGVPLTELKVDGGMVANDALMQFQADILGVPVIRPKVVETTSLGAAYAAGLAVGFWKDLGECSANWSEDKRWEPKMDQAERERQMRLWKKAVTKSMDWVDEDVK
- a CDS encoding MIP/aquaporin family protein; translated protein: MSLGIVFLSEVFGTAMLTLLGCGVVANVALKGTKGNNGGFLMVTWGWGIAVFSGVYVAAQSGAHLNPAVTFGLLVNGKKEYAPGVAVDFVSTLTYFGGELLGAFLGAVVMWLAYKQHFDAEPEPASQLAVFSTGPAIRSTPWNLITEIIGTFVLVFVILTFGGTPSGLGPLAVALLVVGIGVSLGGPTGYAINPARDLGPRIAHALLPMKGKGSSDWSYSWIPVVGPLVGGGLAGLVAAIVPIIATAAA
- a CDS encoding glycerol-3-phosphate dehydrogenase/oxidase, whose translation is MGQKYSARNQASAGERASVQKLRSRPHAQVLIIGGGINGVGTFRDLALQGVDVALVERGDYCQGASGASSHMIHGGIRYLENGEFRLVRESVVERNRLLRIAPHYVKPLQTTIPIFSTFSGVLAAPLRFLTHKQQGAPTERGAFLIKLGLSLYDFFSRDGGTVPRHQFRGRKRALAELPRLHPGIKYAATYFDASVHNPERLTLDVLQDGEKAGLAAASDARASNYLSLVAVKDGAGAGRAGSTVELRDELTGEQFDFSADIIVNTTGAWVDLTNQAMGAPSSFMGGTKGSHIVLDHPDLLAACNGREIFFEHTDGRIVLIYPMGDRVLVGTTDVDADMAADAVCTEAEIDYFFDLIGHVFPDITVDREQIVYTFSGVRPLPRHEATHPGFVSRDYRIERRAGAGAAAKDGGAVVLSLVGGKWTTFRALAEHLSNDVLAELGMERKVSTAKLAIGGGAGFPDSEDGVQRWIKAHMAAGRDADRTAGLLTRYGTRAEEVISFLDGAPGSAPDRPLHSTRELSVRELEFMARNEQIGHLVDVLIRRTSLAFRGLVTGELLNEVADILSGPLGWDAATRSSEISHAQEVLKRFHGVQVHSLVS
- a CDS encoding sugar-binding transcriptional regulator, producing the protein MTPSRSSDALRAAQLYYLQDLTMDAIARELRTSRSTVSRLLSSARESGLVQIQIRSPLDTGPELASMIRAEYKVDVHVVPVVDTLNEAETLDRVAMQAARTIGPLVDSNAIIGVAWGSTLSAVSRHLTRKITHDSVIVQLNGAGNMQTTGITYASDIMRRFGSAYGARVEQFPVPAFFDHAATKKAMWNERSVQRILELQARMSIAIFGVGSVDADYPSHVYAGGYLDEDDLNVLATSDVVGDVATVFFRADGSADGITLNERSTGPDLAQLRQVRRRICVVSGASKINGLRGALAAGLATDLILDEASARRLVSFEGLA
- a CDS encoding aldo/keto reductase, which encodes MKPSPRLSLNNGVLIDQLGFGLYKVPPADAAGLVTMALEAGYRHFDTAAMYGNETGVGRGIGSLSSFVSPDDARGGSGEASPSLSREDLFVTTKLWNDDQGYEATLRAFDTSMANLGLEYLDLYLIHWPCPQRGLYPESYRAMETLYREGRARAIGVSNFQPAHLDRLLQTAEVVPAVNQIELHPWLQQEELRTLHGELGITTEAWSPLGRGQVLQDPVVLDLAAAHGRTSAQIILRWHVQLGNVTIPKASSYARIRENLNVFGFSLDDAAMDALAGLERGFRTGSDPDTVN
- a CDS encoding alpha/beta fold hydrolase, producing the protein MEHVATGPSPTTPLFSAGLQARTHAAEVELDGTKVAYWSYEPVRVTPETRTILVIHGFRGDHHGLLRVADQLPEMRLIMPDLPGFGSSAAFAGAEHSVERYGRFIADFMGALGLGPDTVLLGHSFGSIVASHYVAAHPGTVSELILINPIAAPALEGPKGLMTKMAVLYYEAAARLPRRLGQGLLRSQLIVRVMSETMAKTRDKQLRRFVHAQHSAYFSAFADRASLLEAFKASVGSNVAEVARSLALPVLLIAGEKDEIAMLPDQHTLLALLPDAHLDVIPGVGHLIHYETPEPAAGFIRRFLKDHSA